From Ailuropoda melanoleuca isolate Jingjing chromosome 8, ASM200744v2, whole genome shotgun sequence, a single genomic window includes:
- the LOC100484565 gene encoding olfactory receptor 143-like has protein sequence MATKNDSSVMEFILVGLTDQSQLQLPLFFLFLLNYVVTVVGNLSLINLICLNSHLHTPMYFFIFNLSFIDLCHSLVITPKMLMNFVSEKNIISFAECMTQLFFFCFFVHSECYVLTAMAYDRYVAICKPLLYTVTMSPQVCSLLMFGSYVMGFAGAMVHIGDMVRLSFCASNIISHYMCDIFPLLQLSCSSTYASELVTSVIVGAVVIISSFIIFISYALILSSVLHVSSAQGWSKAFSTCGSHIVTVGLFYGSGLFTHLKTSSDGSIGQGKFFSVFYTNIVPMLNPLIYSLRNKDVKYALKKTLKRIAN, from the coding sequence ATGGCTACGAAAAATGACTCTTCAGTGATGGAGTTCATCCTGGTGGGACTTACAGATCAGTCTCAGCTCCAGttaccccttttctttctcttcttactgAACTATGTGGTCACTGTGGTAGGGAATTTGAGCTTAATTAATCTAATTTGCCTAAATTCTCATTTGCACACTCCCATGTACTTTTTCATCTTCAACTTATCCTTCATAGATCTCTGCCACTCTTTGGTCATTACACCTAAAATGCTGATGAACTTTGTGTCAGAGAAGAATATCATCTCCTTTGCAGAATGCATGACTCagctgttttttttctgtttctttgtccaTTCTGAGTGCTATGTGTTGACAGCCATGGCCTAtgatcgctatgtggccatctgtaaacCCCTGCTGTACACGGTCACCATGTCCCCTCAGGTCTGTTCTCTGCTGATGTTTGGTTCTTATGTGATGGGGTTTGCTGGTGCTATGGTCCACATAGGGGACATGGTCAGATTGTCCTTTTGTGCTTCCAACATCATCAGCCATTACATGTGTGAcatcttccccctcctccagctctcctgcAGCAGCACCTATGCCAGTGAGCTTGTGACTTCTGTTATTGTGGGCGCAGTTGTCATAATatccagcttcattattttcatttcttatgctTTGATCCTGTCCAGTGTCCTCCACGTCTCATCAGCTCAAGGTTGGTCCAAAGCCTTCAGCACCTGTGGCTCCCACATAGTAACTGTTGGTCTGTTCTATGGATCTGGGTTGTTCACACATCTCAAGACCTCTTCTGATGGTTCTATTGGCCAGGGGAAGTTCTTCTCAGTCTTTTACACCAATATAGTACCCATGTTGAACCCTCTCATCTATAGTCTAAGGAACAAGGATGTCAAGTATGCTctgaaaaaaaccctgaagagaATTGCAAATTAA